Proteins encoded in a region of the Mycteria americana isolate JAX WOST 10 ecotype Jacksonville Zoo and Gardens chromosome 9, USCA_MyAme_1.0, whole genome shotgun sequence genome:
- the IFIH1 gene encoding LOW QUALITY PROTEIN: interferon-induced helicase C domain-containing protein 1 (The sequence of the model RefSeq protein was modified relative to this genomic sequence to represent the inferred CDS: inserted 2 bases in 2 codons; deleted 3 bases in 3 codons; substituted 3 bases at 3 genomic stop codons), whose product MAEESRDERFLHVISCSGPRLKQFIRVQPLLERLPSLSAGERQRKVRAAALQRGEEEGAEELLRAAERGPRGCAWFREFLPALEHGGCSLAACYVNPSPSQLPSPAEEGDRDLCVHLVQLLHSTLVDRMQTMQVAEKCLQMGISQDEDLDRIHTVTDNHGNRGGTRELLSRIVQXDWFSPFLXALRETQHGGLADDLSGNTGGTENRQNGMKNNTNEETEVTSQPGYAVVKDLKQQENVNDSFSSENSVLETSIGKNSVVSESDVSIGDKSVSNVNENLGQSCTTSDSDKDEVESRASPEPDLILRDYWMEVAKPALNGENVIICLPTGSGKTRVAVYITKDHLDKKKRASEPGKVMVVVNKVPLVEQLLRKEFKLFLKRWYQVIGLSGDSELKISFPEVVRRNDVIISTAQILKNSLLNAAEEDEEGVHYQDFSLIIIDEHHHIQNQGVYSNIMQRCLKEKMKNRKLAKENKPLIPQLQILGLTTSPGIGGATSCSKAEKHILKICANLDVCRIMTVKEHASQLKNQVKEPYKKTVIADDKRRICFFKQISDPFRERITEIMTDIQNYCHLHPKSEFGPQPYEQWVVREERRAAKAEKRKERVCAEHLKKYNYALQINDTIXMVDEYNHLHNFYKEEKSKKTVRSGDDDEPAVSKNMSKTEFASAIFKAKKKQLKDLAGKPEYENEKLIQLXSTLMQEFTKSGEPKGIIFTKTRLSAFALFQWIKDNPKFEEVGIKARYLIGAGHNSEIKPMTQNEQREVIDKFRGGNISLLIATTVAEEALDIKECNIIIRHGLITSEIAVVQLXARGQARADESTYALVASSGSGAVAREHVNIFREKMMYKAIQHVQKMPQEEYLNTIQNFQLQSIVGKLINAKRDQCKTYKKYPSLITFLCKNCHKLICFGEDIQVIENMHHVSVKKDFQSLYHTRENRTLQGKHADYQTNGEILCKHCGQAWGNMMVHQGLDLPCLKIRNFVVVFEDNKTTKQILKKWGELLIRFPSFDYAAHCPSSHED is encoded by the exons ATGGCAGAGGAATCCCGAGACGAGCGCTTCCTCCACGTGATCTCCTGCTCCGGGCCGCGGCTGAAGCAGTTCATCCGGGTGCAGCCGCTGCTGGAGCGGCTTCCCTCGCTGAGCGCgggggagaggcag aggaaggTGCGGGCGGCCGCCCTGCagcggggcgaggaggagggggcggaggAGCTGCTGCGGGCCGCGGAGCGGGGGCCCCGCGGGTGCGCCTGGTTCCGCGAGTTCTTGCCGGCGCTGGAGCACGGCGGCTGCAGCCTGGCCGCCTGCTACGTGAACCCCAGCCCCAGTCAGCTGCCCTCGCCGGCTGAGGAGGGCGACCGCGACCTCTGCGTGCACTTGGTGCAGCTGCTCCACAGCACACTGGTG GATAGAATGCAGACCATGCAGGTGGCCGAGAAGTGCCTGCAGATGGGCATCTCCCAGGACGAGGACCTGG accgTATTCACACTGTTACTGACAATCATGGGAACAGAGGTGGTACAAGGGAGCTATTGAGCAGAATAGTGC AAGACTGGTTCTCTCCTTTTT ATGCTCTGCGTGAAACCCAACATGGAGGCCTTGCAGATGATTTAAGTGGAAATACAGGAG gAACAGAGAATAGACAAAATGGGATGAAGAACaatacaaatgaagaaacagaagttaCAAGCCAACCAGGATATGCCGTAGTGAAGGAtttgaaacagcaagaaaatgtgaATGATAGTTTCAGCAGTGAGAACAGTGTATTGGAAACATCTATTGGAAAGAATTCTGTAGTTTCAG aGTCAGATGTCTCCATAGGAGAT AAAAGTGTCAGTAACGTGAATGAAAACCTGGGACAGAGCTGCACAACCAGTGATTCCG ATAAAGATGAAGTGGAGAGCAGAGCTTCACCTGAGCCAGATCTGATCCTGAGAGATTACTGGATGGAAGTTGCAAAGCCAGCACTGAATGGGGAGAATGTTATAATATGTCTCCCTACAGGCAGTGGTAAAACCAGAGTGGCTGTTTACATTACAAAAGATCACTTGGATAAGAAGAAAAGAGCATCAGAGCCTGGAAAAGTTATGGTAGTTGTTAATAAG GTACCGTTGGTAGAACAGCTTTTACGAAAGGAGTTTAAGCTGTTCCTGAAGCGTTGGTATCAGGTTATTGGTTTAAGTGGTGATTCTGAGCTGAAAATCTCATTTCCTGAAGTTGTCAGAAGAAATGATGTCATCATCAGTACAGCACAGATCCTTAAGAATTCACTGTTAAATGCAgctgaagaagatgaagaaggtGTCCATTATCAG gatttttcACTCATCATTATTGATGAGCATCATCACATTCAAAATCAAGGTGTCTACAGCAATATAATGCAACGTTGcttaaaagaaaagatgaagaacaggaagctggcaaaagaaaacaaaccactgaTCCCACAGCTTCAGATTCTGGGACTTACAACTTCACCTGGTATAGGAGGTGCAACATCCTGctcaaaagctgaaaaacataTTCTAAAA aTCTGTGCAAATCTTGATGTGTGTAGAATCATGACTGTTAAAGAGCATGCCTCCCAACTGAAGAATCAGGTGAAGGAACCATATAAGAAGACTGTGATTGCAGATGACAAAAGAAGGATATGTTTTTTCAAACAAATCAGT GATCCATTTAGAGAGAGAATTACTGAGATCATGACAGACATTCAAAACTATTGCCATCTCCATCCAAAATCTGAGTTTGGACCTCAGCCATATGAACAGTGGGTGGttagagaagagagaagag ctgcaaaagcagaaaaacgcAAGGAACGTGTCTGTGCAGAACACTTGAAGAAATACAATTATGCTCTCCAGATAAATGACACCATCTGAATGGTGGATGAGTACAATCACCTACATAACTTTTATAAGGAGGAGAAAAGTAAGAAGACAGTAAGGAGTGGTGATGATGATGAACCAGCAGTATCAAAAAATATGAGTAAGACTG aatttgcatctgctatttttaaagcaaaaaagaaacagctgaaagacTTGGCTGGAAAGCCAGAATATGAAAATGAGAAGCTAATACAGTTGTGAAGCACTTTAATGCAGGAGTTCACAAAGAGTGGGGAACCtaaaggaattattttcacaAAGACTCGGCTAAGTGCCTTTGCTCTATTCCAGTGGATTAAGGATAACCCAAAATTTGAAGAAGTGGGAATTAAGGCACGTTATCTTATCGGTGCTGGACATAACAGTGAAATTAAACCCATGACTCAA aatGAGCAAAGGGAAGTTATTGATAAATTCCGAGGTGGAAATATAAGTTTACTTATTGCTACTACTGTAGCTGAGGAAGCCCTAGACATCAAAGAGTGTAACATCATTATTCGCCATGGCCTCATCACCAGTGAAATTGCCGTGGTGCAGCTATGA GCTCGCGGTCAAGCTCGAGCTGATGAGAGCACCTATGCACTTGTGGCTTCAAGTGGCTCAGGAGCTGTTGCACGTGAACATGTTAATATTTTCCGTGAGAAAATGATGTATAAGGCCATTCAGCATGTCCAGAAGATGCCGCAGGAAGAGTACTTAAATACG ATTCAGAATTTCCAGTTGCAAAGTATAGTGGGAAAACTCATTAATGCAAAGAGAGATCAGTGCAAGACGTACAAGAAATATCCTTCACTAATAACATTCCTATGCAAAAATTGCCACAAGCTGATATGTTTTGGAGAAGACATACAAGTTATTGAAAACATGCATCACGTCAGTGTGAAAAAAGATTTCCA aagtctttACCATACAAGAGAAAATAGAACACTGCAAGGTAAGCATGCTGATTACCAGACAAATGGAGAAATTCTGTGTAAACATTGTGGACAA GCTTGGGGAAATATGATGGTTCACCAAGGTCTTGACCTGCCTTGtctaaaaattagaaattttgtGGTTGTGTTTGaagacaacaaaacaacaaagcaaattCTTAAGAAATGGGGAGAACTGCTCATCAGGTTCCCTAGTTTTGATTATGCAGCTCATTGTCCTTCAAGTCATGAAGATTAA